GCCCTCGCGGCTCGAGTCGGCGACCCTGCGCGGGCTCGCCCGCCGCCTGCTGCTGACCAATGCCGAGCCGCCGCGCAGCCGCCGCGCCACGACCGAGGCGACTGCCACCCTGCTGGCGACCCGGGTCGACCGCCTGGCGGCCCTGGGCGACGTGCGCGGGCTGAACGAACTGCTGCGCCTGGTCCCGCAACGCTACGAAAACGATCGGATCGCCAGAGCCCGGACCGAGGGGCTCCTGCTCACCGGAGAGGTCGAGGAGGCCTGCCGCAAGGTGCGCCGCGAGGTGGCGCGCGACGGCGCGGCCGGCTACTGGCGCCGGGCCATGGTCTACTGCCAGCTCCGCTCCGGCGAGTTCGACCAGGCCATGCTGGGCGTCGGCCTCATGGTCGAGCAGGGCAGCACCGAGGACGATCCGGCCTTTTTCACCCTGGTGGACGCCTTCGCCGGCGCGGAGACGGCCAGCGTCACCGTCGACTCGCCACTGCATCTGGCGATGCTGCACATGATCGACCGGCCGCTTCCCGACGATCTGATCGAGGCCGCCAGCCCCGGCCTGCTGGTCGCCATTGCCGCATCGGAGCGAAGCGATCTCGAGCCGCGGACCCGGGCGGCCGAACGGGCCGTCTCCATGGGTGTCCTTCGCACCGCGGCGCTCAGAGAGATCTACGATCTTTACGTCTTCGATTCCGCCGAGCTCGACGATCCCATCGCCGCGCTGGACGAGAACCCCGGCGGGCCGGGGCGCGCCCTGCTCTATCAGGCGGTCCGCGAGCGCGAGCAGCCGACGGCGCGGGCCCAACTGATCCAGGCCGCCCTCGAGCGCGCGGCCGATCCTGCCGTCTATCAGCTCCTGGTCCGGGTGCTGCTGCCCGACCTCCTCGAGGTGCCGGTCGAGCCGCCGCTGCTCTGGTTCGCCGACCCCGCCGGCCGCGCGCTCTTTGCCGCCGGCCGCCTGGACGAAGGGGCCGCCTGGTATCTCCTGGCGCGCCAGGAGGCGCTGCTCGATCCCCAAGGCGCGGCCGCCGCGGCGAGCCTCTGGCCCTACTATCGCCTGGCCGGCAATCCGACCTTGCCCTGGCAGGGCGACATGGAGGCCTGGCAGGCCTCCCGCGAGGACGAGTCCTCCGCCGAGCTCGCGCGTCAGGCCTGGCTTCGCGGCGCGCTCAAGGCCCTCGGCGAGGACGAGGGCGAAGCCGTGTCCTGGCTCGATCTCGCCACCTTGAGCTCCGAGGCGCCGCCGCCCGACGGCGCGCTCCTCTTCGCACTGCGCGATGCCAGCGACATGGGCAGGGTCGGCGAGACCGTGCTGCTGTCGATCCTGATCATCGGCGAGAAGGGGCCGGCCGACTGCCACCCGACCGCCCTGGTCGCCGCTCTGTCGGCCCTGCGCGGCGTCGGGCTGGAGCGGGAAGCCCGGGCCCTGGCGATCGAGGCGGCGGTCGCCAAGGGCATCTGAGCGGCCTTGCCGGCGATGCCCGGACCCGGAGGCCGCCGGCGTGCCGCCGGCGAGGGCGCGCCCTACCACCCGCCGCCCCTGGTCGAATCCTTCCTCGAGATGATGTCCGCCGAGCGGGGCGCGTCGGGTAACACGCTCGCGGCCTACGGCAAGGACCTCGAGGCCTACGGCGGCTTCCTGGCGCGCCGCGGCCTCGCGCTCGAAGCGGGCGGCCGCGACGAGATCGGCAGTTTCCTGGCCGAACAGCATCGCGGCGGCCTCTCGCCCCGCACCACCGCGCGGCGCCTCTCGACGCTGCGCCAGTTTCACCGCTTCCTCATGCGCGAGGGCGTCAGAGCGGACGACCCGCTCGACGGGCTTGAGGCGCCGCGCGGCGGGCGGCCGCTGCCGAAGATCCTGACCGAGGCCGAGGTCGACCGCCTGCTGGCGGCGGTGCACCGGATGAAGGGGCCGGAAGGCCGCCGCCTGGCGGCCCTGGTCGAGCTGCTCTATGCCACGGGCCTGCGCATCTCGGAGCTGGTCACCCTTCCGCTCGGCGCCGTCGCGCGCGACCCCGAGGTGCTGCTGGTGCGCGGCAAGGGCGGCCGTGAGCGCCTAGTGCCCCTGAGCCCGGCGGCGCGCGAGGCGGTCAAGGCCTACCGCGCGGCGCGCGCCGCCTTCCTGGCCGGTCGTCCGGACTCGCCCTGGCTGTTCCCGTCGCGCGGTGCGGCGGGGCACCTGACCCGGCGCCGGGTCGGTCAGCTGCTGAAAGAGCTCGCCCTCGAAGCGGGGCTCGCGCCGGAGAAGGTCTCGCCCCACGTGCTGCGCCACGCCTTCGCGAGCCACCTGCTCGACCACGGCGCCGATCTGCGCTCGGTCCAGCAGATGCTCGGCCACGCCGACATCTCGACCACCCAGATCTACACCCACGTCCTGAACGAGCGGCTCAAGGCGCTGGTCCGCGAGCACCATCCCCTGGCGCGCGCGGCGGGCCGGGGAACCGGCGGCTGAGGCCGGCGGCGGCGGAGTTGACAGCGCCGGGCCCAGCTGCCACTTAGCGCGTCCAGATTTCGAGCCGAGACAGGGGAAGGTCCATGAGCTTTACCATCGTAGAGCAGGCGCCGGCGCGCCTGAACCGCAGCGAACTCGCCGTTCCGGGAAGCAATCCCAAGCTGTTCGAGAAGGCAGCCGCCTCGGCGGCCGACGTGGTCTTCCTCGACCTGGAAGACGCGGTGGCGCCCGACGACAAGGTGCAGGCCCGCAAGAACGTCATCGAGGCGATCAACGATATCGACTGGGGCAGCAAGACCCTGTCGCTCAGGATCAACGGCCTCGACACCCACTACATGTACCGCGACGTGGTCGACGTGCTGGAGCAGACCAAGGGCCGGCTCGACCTCTTCATGATTCCCAAGGTCGGA
The Kiloniellales bacterium genome window above contains:
- a CDS encoding site-specific tyrosine recombinase XerD, producing MPGPGGRRRAAGEGAPYHPPPLVESFLEMMSAERGASGNTLAAYGKDLEAYGGFLARRGLALEAGGRDEIGSFLAEQHRGGLSPRTTARRLSTLRQFHRFLMREGVRADDPLDGLEAPRGGRPLPKILTEAEVDRLLAAVHRMKGPEGRRLAALVELLYATGLRISELVTLPLGAVARDPEVLLVRGKGGRERLVPLSPAAREAVKAYRAARAAFLAGRPDSPWLFPSRGAAGHLTRRRVGQLLKELALEAGLAPEKVSPHVLRHAFASHLLDHGADLRSVQQMLGHADISTTQIYTHVLNERLKALVREHHPLARAAGRGTGG